AGCCGCATCGAGAAAAAGCAACTCATCCAGGCAGTATTGAATACCCGAATGATTAACGGTTAACTTGTTAAGAAAATTATGTTAAAAAAAACTCCTAAACAAAAAACAATATTTTTTGCCGCAGGTTCGGGTGATATTGGAAAGACGTTTGATTATTGGCTAGAGGGAAAAGATGATCCTCAAATAACGTCAAAAACCTATAGCGGTCAATTTTATAGCGTTTGCCGTGAGCTAGGATTCAAAGGAGTAGCAATTGCTTATAATCCAAGCACCTATGATCGTACAGAAGAGGGAATACGAGTAAGGCATATCCCGAAACCTAAACTACCTCAACGAGGGGCATTATACCATATTAGAGAAATTCTTTATGGCTTACGGATTATATACGAGGCCATCAAAGCAAAAGCTGATTATGTCGTAATCGTTGATGGTACAACACATTGGTTTTTGTTGTATACATTAACCCTCATGGGCAAAAAAATCATACCGTCTTTTTTTTGTGTCTTATGGGCTGAGGCACATCCTTTTACTGGAATTAAACGAACGTTACTGACATGGGATGTTAACTTTATTAAAAAAAAACCATTGGATATTCTCGTTGTATCCAAGGAAGTACAAGTTCAGATTGAAAAAATCGCCAAACAAAAAGTTCCCTGCACGCTATTCTTCTGTAATTACAAAAGAGACCTCTTTGCGGGGATGTCTCTCAAAGAAAAAGCAAACCGTCCAACAAAAGTCCTATATGTCGGGAGAATAGAAACCAGCAAAGGGGTATTTGATTTAATAAAACTTGCGGAGAATTTCAAAAACAAGGGCAAAGAGATAGTATTCGATGTGTGCGGTACGGGAAGCCAACTTGACAACTTAAAAAAAGCAGTCCACGAAAAAGAATTATCCCCGTTTGTTAATATTTTAGGTCATTGCAATCATTCGGAAATAAAAAAGCGTTTTAATGATACTGATATTGTTATTGTACCCACTCGATCGGATTTCGCGGAAGGGTTTAACCAAGTTGTAACTGAAGGTATTCTCTCAAGAAGACCTGTTGTGACATCCTCAGCATGCAACGCGTTAAGCCTTCTTCGAGAAGCTTGCGTAGAAGTGCCTGTCAATGATGTCGCGGCATACGAAGTCGCCATTTTGGATTTGCAAAATAATGATAATCTTTATCGAGAAAAAGTCCGCGCCTGCGATGCTCTGCAAGAACACTTTTATAATGAAAATCTAGGATGGAAAGCTCAATTATTGGCTATTGTAAGAAAGGCTGAAAAATAACTTTGATCGTTATAAACAATCTCTTGATATAGCTGAAAAGTGGCACACCCGAAGGGAGTCGAACCCCTAACCTCCTGATCCGTAGTCAGGTGCTCTATCCAATTGAGCTACGGGTGCCTACTTGAAACAATGATTGTAGTAGAAGTCTTGAGTTTTTCAAGCTCTTTTTCTAAAAAGTTTAGCCTAGAAGCCCACATCTGTTTTCTGGAGCCCTCTGAAGCTCTGCTGTTAGTATATTAGCGATTAGCTTGTGCTTTCATCAAACCAAGCATTGACTTGTGTTTATCTATAAAAGCATTGCATTTATTAAAATAATCTTTTGTGGCCAATTCCTCAAGCCGTTCAATGGTTTGCCCTAGTGAATTGAGTTCGCAGGTAGGCACTCCCCCATAAGGACTCAGTGTTGATACTGTAATGGACTCAACCAATCTCCTTCTTTCTTTCTTAGCCTTACGGACAGTTGCCGAAGCTGCTGACTCCATTATTTTCTTTAATTCGGGGCAGTTACTTGACCACAAAACGTGGGACACCTCACTCAATTTTGCCAAACGATTGTCGACAAAATCAGGGCTTCCATAATACCCCCATAAGAAAGCATAATTTTCTCTAAATTCTGTAACATCAGCCAGAAAAGCTTTATCCACAAAAGCGCAGCTGGTGTCACTTGCAAATAGGTGGGTTGAAGCAAGTGTTATGAGCATCAAAAATGATAATAGTTTTTGTTTCATATTTATCTCATTAGAGTGAATCTACTTAAACGATAAATCATCCACAAGAAATGTCAAATACATCGCCCCAACGCCTGTCTACATACGCTTAACCGCATAAGCAACGGCTTCAGCAACTTGCTCGAGATCTTCCTTTGTGTGACGGGCTGAAATAGAGGTGCGCACAAGATCTTTGCCAGGGGGAACACCCGGGGCAAGTGCGATTACGGCAAATACACCTTTTTCCATCAAGTGTTTCCAGAAATAATAAACCTTGGCTTTGTCCCCAAGGACAATGGGGACCGCTGGCGTTTCACTTTGCCAGTAATCCAGGTTAAGATCATCCAAAACCTTTTTATAATAACGAGTATTATCCCAAAGGCGCTCGAGGTGCTCGGGTTCGGACTCCATAACATCGATAGCGGCAAGCGCGCAAGCTGCTTGAGCTGGTGAAATAGCAGCACTGAAAACAGTTTGCTTGGAATGGGATCGGAAATATTCAATTGTTGCTTTATCAGCTGCAACAAAGCCGCCTGTACTTGCCATGGCCTTGGAGAGGCTACCGCAAATAACATCAACGTGCTCTTCCATCTTAAAATGACTGACAGTTCCCCTACCCTGGTGACCAAGAACGCCGAAACCGTGGGCGTCATCGAGAACGAGAAGGCAATTTTGGCCTTGAGTGACCTCGACAAACTCATCTAAGCGGGAAATATGCCCCTCCATGGAATAGACACCCTCCATGATAATAATTTTGTCACGATCAGGTGACTCTTGGGCTAAAATGCTCTTTAAGTCAGCTGGATTATTATGACCGAAACGCTCGATTTCGCCGCGTGTAAGACCCAAGCCGGACCACAGAGAAGAATGGACATTACGGTCAACAAGGACGAGATCACCCTTATTTACAAATGTTGTGGCTGCGGCCATACAAGAGAGGTAGCCGGCTTCGTGGACATGGCAAGCTTCTTTGCCTAAAAATGCGGCCAACCGCTCTTCGAGCTCTTCGTGAAAACGACGTGAGCCATTGGAAAGGCGAGAGCCTGTTGTACTCGTTCCCCATTTATCTAAAGCCCTTTTTGCGGCTTCGATAATTTTAGGGTGATGCGTAAGACCCAAGTAATCGTTACTACTGAGCATGATCATTTCCTTGCCATCAAGCCACACATGGGAGCCCACCTGCTTTTCAAAAGAAAGATAATAAGGGTTATATTTAAGCCGCAATTTAGTATCCGGGTCTTTTTTAAAACGGTTTAATA
The genomic region above belongs to Verrucomicrobia bacterium CG1_02_43_26 and contains:
- a CDS encoding 8-amino-7-oxononanoate synthase, whose protein sequence is MLSLFKKNKKKILNRFKKDPDTKLRLKYNPYYLSFEKQVGSHVWLDGKEMIMLSSNDYLGLTHHPKIIEAAKRALDKWGTSTTGSRLSNGSRRFHEELEERLAAFLGKEACHVHEAGYLSCMAAATTFVNKGDLVLVDRNVHSSLWSGLGLTRGEIERFGHNNPADLKSILAQESPDRDKIIIMEGVYSMEGHISRLDEFVEVTQGQNCLLVLDDAHGFGVLGHQGRGTVSHFKMEEHVDVICGSLSKAMASTGGFVAADKATIEYFRSHSKQTVFSAAISPAQAACALAAIDVMESEPEHLERLWDNTRYYKKVLDDLNLDYWQSETPAVPIVLGDKAKVYYFWKHLMEKGVFAVIALAPGVPPGKDLVRTSISARHTKEDLEQVAEAVAYAVKRM